A genomic window from Carassius auratus strain Wakin unplaced genomic scaffold, ASM336829v1 scaf_tig00029870, whole genome shotgun sequence includes:
- the LOC113079926 gene encoding uncharacterized protein C9orf152-like, translating to MCPCCGSYLTCADVWREIGTEEEDQSTVRMDIELLEEQYSSIREKQRRQTQVICFKNAQNNEEISGMNLVDVVPLTKAAETLSESDSGVWRSHLELHRIKHTPEETEHRNNHRAASTEASSSSSESGSNPGEHHQKISRKFSAPAVLSYRSAPAGSRYYPFPQRKSLSRSETARRLGLYASL from the exons ATGTGTCCGTGCTGTGGCTCGTATCTGACGTGTGCAGACGTGTGGAGAGAGATCGGGACAGAAGAGGAGGATCAGAGCACAGTCAGGATGGACATCGAGCTCTTAGAAGAGCAATACAGCTCcatcagagagaaacagagacgaCAGACTCAGGTCATCTGCTTCAAGAACG CACAAAACAATGAAGAGATAAGTGGCATGAATCTAGTGGACGTGGTTCCTTTAACAAAAGCAGCAGAAACTCTGTCTGAGTCTGACAGCGGTGTGTGGCGCTCACATCTGGAGCTGCACCGCATTAAACACACGCCTGAAGAAACCGAGCACAGAAATAATCACAGGGCAGCGTCTACAGAAGCCTCCAGCTCCAGCTCCGAGTCAGGCTCGAACCCTGGGGAACACCATCAGAAGATCTCCAGGAAGTTCTCAGCTCCAGCGGTTCTCAGTTATCGCTCCGCACCCGCAGGCTCCAGATATTACCCCTTCCCTCAGAGGAAAAGCCTGAGCAGATCAGAGACGGCCAGGAGACTGGGACTCTACGCCTCGCTCTAA